The window GGACATACTATGCAAATCTCCCATCCTTCAGGAGCGGAAATTATGTTGAAGAAGTGCGTCTTACCTTCCGGAAAGGTTCTGTTGTAAAGGCGGAGGCAAAGACAGGGGAAGAGTTCACAAAAAAACAGATATCCATGGATAATGGAGCTTCAAAAGTGGGTGAATTTTCCCTTACTGATAGACGATTTTCAAGAATTGACCGGTTTATGGCTGACACCCTGTTTGATGAAAACTTTGGTGGAGATTACGGCAATTCCCATGTTGCCCTCGGGGCATCCTATGTAGATACCTATGCCGGCGATCCTGCGGACATCACGAAGGAATTCAAAAAGAAGATGGGTGTAAATTACAACTGTTTTTCCACCACCCACTCCAAATAGAAATACACCACCCGTCACAAATAGAAATACACCACCTGTGAATCCTGCAGGCAGCTACTTAACCTCCTTTTTTAGATTTTGTATTCTGTAAGAATGACCATCCAGATTGAATATCTTTGAATGATGTAACAGCCTGTCCAGAAGAGCAGTGGTCATAATTTCATCTCCCAGCATTTCGGCCCATTCATTGAAGCTCTTGTTTGATGTGATAATTACGGACCTCTTTTCATACAGTTCACTGATCAGGTTAAAAAACATATTGGCCTCTTTTCTCTCTATAGGCGAATATCCTATTTCATCAATAATGACAAGATCCGACTTGAGAATCCTGTTTATTCTGAAGGCGGACATCTTCTGAATGTCAGCAGTCTTCAAGAGTTTGATCAGCGCTGTCATGCGCTCAAAACTGACAACATATCCCTTTTCCACTGCCTTTATGCCCAGTGCTATCGCAAGATGGGTCTTCCCTAATCCCGGGGGTCCGAACAGAAGTATATTCATGCGGTTATCCAGCCAGGCAAACTCAAGCAGTTGTGATATGTCCATCTTTGCAATGCCTTTTATATTACCGAACTCAAAGGTATTGATTTCTTTCACAACCGGGAAATGGGCTCCTGTCATGTTCCGGTTGTATTTCTTTTCTACC of the Pseudomonadota bacterium genome contains:
- the istB gene encoding IS21-like element helper ATPase IstB, whose amino-acid sequence is MKAYGQVIDQLTTLKLKGVVQKIDEAVNAAESRQQSYIAFLNTLLAAELDYRVEKKYNRNMTGAHFPVVKEINTFEFGNIKGIAKMDISQLLEFAWLDNRMNILLFGPPGLGKTHLAIALGIKAVEKGYVVSFERMTALIKLLKTADIQKMSAFRINRILKSDLVIIDEIGYSPIERKEANMFFNLISELYEKRSVIITSNKSFNEWAEMLGDEIMTTALLDRLLHHSKIFNLDGHSYRIQNLKKEVK
- a CDS encoding aminopeptidase translates to TYYANLPSFRSGNYVEEVRLTFRKGSVVKAEAKTGEEFTKKQISMDNGASKVGEFSLTDRRFSRIDRFMADTLFDENFGGDYGNSHVALGASYVDTYAGDPADITKEFKKKMGVNYNCFSTTHSK